The following proteins come from a genomic window of Paenibacillus swuensis:
- a CDS encoding TetR/AcrR family transcriptional regulator has translation MKLINTREHILHAAQELLAKYGYSGFSLGLLCEHMEISKGVLTYHFAQKDILFSELVQTYFGDAAEYMAKHMVITETAPKALESYISTNLHFVSDNAIRTMAMIQIIGNHRNKAGELVFSGTDNHVYQPLIEIFLYGQMEEKNFRIFAPALMAMFVRSAIDAVSNRIVNNEIQDMDETIEETVRTFILATRRDGHEENTQ, from the coding sequence GTGAAGCTTATCAATACCCGTGAACATATCCTGCATGCAGCTCAAGAGCTTTTGGCCAAATATGGATACTCGGGGTTTTCTCTTGGCTTGCTTTGCGAACATATGGAGATTAGCAAGGGCGTATTGACCTACCATTTTGCTCAGAAGGATATATTGTTTAGCGAACTTGTACAAACGTATTTCGGAGATGCCGCTGAATACATGGCAAAACACATGGTCATTACCGAAACCGCGCCTAAAGCGCTAGAGTCCTATATTTCTACCAATTTGCACTTCGTTTCCGATAACGCTATACGGACAATGGCTATGATTCAGATTATCGGAAACCATAGGAATAAGGCGGGCGAACTGGTCTTCTCGGGCACAGATAACCACGTATACCAACCTCTTATTGAAATTTTTCTTTATGGTCAGATGGAAGAAAAGAATTTCAGAATATTTGCCCCGGCGTTAATGGCGATGTTCGTCAGAAGTGCAATCGATGCGGTTAGCAACAGAATTGTAAACAACGAAATCCAGGATATGGACGAAACGATAGAAGAGACGGTACGAACTTTTATTCTTGCGACGAGGAGGGATGGACATGAGGAAAATACGCAATGA
- a CDS encoding MFS transporter, with amino-acid sequence MQEQIQSYYDSPKKQRELYRRSLVIVVIAQIFGGAGLAAGVTVGALLALDMMGTDSLAGLPSALITLGSAGAAFIVGRLSQRWGRRTGLSAGFLAGGTGAAGVVLAAVADNLTLLFISLVVYGAGTSTNLQARYAGTDLAKPKERARAISIAMVSTTFGAVAGPNLVHVTGEFAESLGIPALAGPFLLAAAAFLLAGGMIWAFLRPDPLLVAIAIANKDKVVAGVALNTEGSEKITRNRGLLIGTTVMVLTQIVMVALMTMMPVHMRLHGHSISEVGLVIGIHIACMFLPSLVTGALTDKFGYTAMSYASGGTLLAAGALGAIVPSHSMLGLVTALALLGIGWNFGLISGTAQIIHATTPDTRAKTQGSIEVLVALAGASGGALSGVIVSHTSYAFLSLTGSLLSLMLIPVILYSRAKST; translated from the coding sequence ATGCAGGAACAGATCCAAAGTTATTACGATTCTCCAAAGAAACAGCGGGAACTTTACCGAAGAAGTCTGGTGATCGTTGTCATTGCGCAGATTTTTGGCGGTGCGGGTCTGGCGGCAGGCGTGACTGTAGGCGCGTTGCTTGCTCTGGATATGATGGGAACAGACAGTTTGGCCGGATTGCCTTCCGCGTTGATTACGTTAGGGTCTGCAGGTGCGGCCTTTATTGTGGGCCGGCTTTCCCAGAGGTGGGGGAGAAGGACGGGGCTAAGCGCGGGGTTCTTGGCAGGAGGTACAGGCGCGGCCGGAGTCGTCCTTGCGGCAGTCGCCGACAATCTGACGCTGCTCTTTATTTCCCTCGTTGTGTATGGTGCTGGAACATCTACAAATTTGCAGGCTAGGTATGCGGGAACAGACTTGGCGAAGCCGAAGGAACGGGCGAGGGCGATTAGCATAGCTATGGTATCTACGACATTCGGGGCTGTGGCAGGACCCAATCTGGTCCATGTTACGGGGGAGTTTGCAGAGTCTCTCGGGATACCGGCCTTGGCTGGACCTTTCCTGCTTGCGGCCGCCGCGTTCCTGTTGGCTGGCGGGATGATCTGGGCGTTTCTCCGGCCGGATCCCTTACTTGTTGCAATAGCTATAGCCAATAAGGATAAAGTTGTAGCAGGTGTTGCTCTAAACACAGAGGGAAGCGAAAAGATTACCCGTAACCGCGGGCTTCTCATCGGGACGACCGTTATGGTATTGACCCAGATCGTCATGGTTGCGCTGATGACCATGATGCCCGTCCACATGAGGCTTCACGGACACAGTATAAGTGAGGTGGGTTTGGTCATTGGTATACATATCGCGTGCATGTTTTTGCCTTCCTTAGTAACCGGAGCGCTGACGGATAAATTCGGGTATACGGCAATGTCCTATGCATCGGGAGGAACCTTGCTTGCTGCAGGCGCGCTAGGGGCGATCGTACCGTCCCATTCCATGCTGGGACTGGTGACAGCTTTGGCGCTGCTGGGAATCGGATGGAATTTCGGTCTGATCAGCGGCACAGCACAAATCATTCATGCTACAACCCCGGATACACGCGCCAAAACGCAAGGCTCCATCGAGGTGTTAGTCGCATTGGCAGGCGCGTCCGGCGGCGCTTTATCAGGTGTAATCGTATCCCACACCAGTTACGCTTTCCTTTCCCTTACAGGCAGCTTGCTCTCGCTGATGCTTATCCCTGTCATCCTCTATTCACGGGCCAAATCGACGTAA
- a CDS encoding cupin domain-containing protein — MFERYEGMDLASPQLNLAYDMKNTVLFKKNDQNFIYALTKTQLPVLKDLALLDIYLSQGNIVEPHWHPNSAELVYVVKGEIVISVLNPNTKELLSYRLKAAQTVYIPMGWFHWQVAMEDNTQFLAVFDNSLPETVLESDVLLKTPKDVLQLAYGINGEELEQVLAPLTESVLIGPPVPQRTEQLEYLEQRAQDHYQPNYASAAGSHQQWRIGNYQP; from the coding sequence ATGTTCGAACGTTATGAAGGAATGGATTTGGCTTCCCCTCAACTCAATTTAGCTTACGATATGAAGAACACCGTGCTCTTCAAGAAGAATGACCAGAACTTCATCTACGCCCTGACCAAAACGCAATTGCCCGTGTTGAAAGACCTGGCCTTGCTGGACATCTACTTAAGCCAAGGGAACATTGTTGAGCCGCACTGGCATCCGAATTCCGCAGAGCTCGTTTATGTTGTCAAAGGTGAAATCGTCATTTCTGTTCTAAACCCGAACACCAAAGAATTGCTCAGCTACCGGTTGAAAGCGGCGCAAACCGTCTACATTCCGATGGGCTGGTTCCACTGGCAGGTGGCTATGGAGGACAATACGCAATTTTTGGCAGTGTTCGATAACAGCTTGCCGGAAACCGTACTCGAGTCCGATGTGCTCCTGAAAACGCCGAAAGATGTGTTACAACTCGCCTACGGCATTAACGGGGAAGAGCTGGAGCAAGTGCTTGCGCCGCTTACAGAATCCGTCTTGATCGGCCCGCCGGTTCCGCAACGTACGGAACAGTTAGAGTATCTTGAGCAGCGTGCACAGGACCATTACCAGCCGAATTACGCATCCGCAGCCGGCAGTCATCAACAGTGGCGTATCGGAAACTACCAGCCTTAA
- a CDS encoding NHL repeat-containing protein yields the protein MAATGTATVTVGNAFRQYEVAEGWAKLPATITLGYTHGVEVDSAGNVYIFHMNKPSVVKFDSEGNYLSSWGDEYESRAHGFLLHQEDGEEFFYLTDMSGRVVKTTLDGKVLLAIETPDLPDIYDADRKFIPTDVAVAPNGDIYVADGYGQHYIHQYNQEGALLRSWGGAGSDIGKLNCPHGISVDLRHSEPELYVADRGNHRIQVFTLDGQYKRIIDENMDAPCSFYYHGDEVIFPDLHSRVTILDKNDQLIAHLGEDQQAYKQQGWPDLPLDYFRTNRFSSPHGVCFDADGNIYVAEWTQHGRITKLLRK from the coding sequence ATGGCAGCAACAGGAACGGCAACGGTTACGGTCGGCAATGCATTCAGACAATATGAAGTGGCTGAAGGGTGGGCGAAATTGCCCGCTACCATCACACTGGGGTACACGCATGGTGTTGAAGTGGACTCGGCTGGGAATGTATATATATTCCATATGAACAAGCCGAGTGTTGTTAAATTCGACAGCGAGGGTAACTACCTATCTTCCTGGGGCGATGAATATGAAAGCAGAGCGCATGGTTTTCTCTTGCACCAAGAAGACGGCGAGGAGTTCTTCTACCTGACGGATATGTCCGGCCGCGTCGTTAAGACTACGTTGGACGGTAAGGTTCTGCTGGCGATAGAGACACCGGATCTGCCTGACATTTACGATGCGGATCGCAAGTTCATTCCTACGGACGTTGCCGTAGCGCCAAACGGGGATATTTACGTTGCGGACGGTTACGGTCAACACTATATCCATCAATATAATCAGGAAGGCGCCTTGCTGCGTTCCTGGGGCGGAGCAGGCTCCGACATCGGCAAACTGAACTGCCCTCACGGCATTTCAGTGGACCTGCGTCATAGCGAGCCTGAGCTGTATGTAGCGGATCGCGGCAACCACCGGATTCAGGTGTTCACATTGGACGGTCAGTATAAACGAATTATTGATGAGAACATGGACGCGCCTTGCAGCTTCTACTATCATGGCGATGAAGTGATTTTCCCTGATCTGCACAGCCGGGTCACGATTCTGGACAAGAACGATCAACTGATCGCGCATCTGGGTGAAGATCAACAGGCCTACAAGCAGCAAGGTTGGCCGGATCTTCCGCTGGACTACTTCCGCACGAACCGCTTCAGCTCCCCGCACGGCGTATGCTTCGATGCGGACGGTAACATCTACGTTGCCGAGTGGACGCAGCACGGTCGCATTACAAAGTTACTTCGTAAATAA
- a CDS encoding pentapeptide repeat-containing protein has translation MNQKLNNYLNGVFTPYDGVKSVTELKADLLSDLQERFNELKAEGKDDETAFQMTIESIGDIEQTILEVANLSRSLERQVVTNFSASNLAQSDFAGVTAHKGQFNASALRGTDFAGADLTGSSFKSSDMREANFDGANLTDCHLSSLDLSNASFHESILVRTNFSSSGLEGSQFKGVKLRDVTLSKTDLTKTIFENCTFDGVDFKHCDLSGQRFDGQTFIGVKFDKSAVNDVSFRGATLKNVSFQAFFSLTNKYYRGIKTICFDGAFMDKLTYASLKGMGADLSKVTVQ, from the coding sequence ATGAATCAGAAATTAAACAACTATCTAAACGGTGTTTTCACACCATATGACGGGGTAAAGAGCGTCACTGAATTAAAGGCAGACCTGCTGTCTGATTTGCAGGAGCGGTTTAACGAACTGAAAGCCGAGGGCAAGGACGATGAAACGGCTTTTCAGATGACCATTGAAAGCATCGGCGACATTGAGCAAACGATCCTAGAGGTCGCCAACCTCTCGCGCTCACTGGAGCGTCAGGTAGTGACAAACTTCAGCGCGAGTAATCTGGCGCAGAGCGATTTCGCAGGCGTTACCGCTCACAAAGGTCAATTTAACGCAAGCGCGTTACGCGGTACCGACTTCGCGGGCGCGGACTTAACCGGAAGTTCGTTTAAGAGCAGTGACATGCGTGAAGCCAATTTTGACGGGGCGAATTTGACGGACTGCCATTTATCCTCACTTGACCTTTCGAATGCAAGCTTCCATGAATCGATTCTGGTACGCACTAACTTCAGCAGTTCCGGATTGGAAGGATCGCAATTTAAAGGCGTTAAGCTGAGAGACGTCACGCTAAGCAAGACTGATCTTACCAAAACCATCTTTGAAAACTGCACGTTTGACGGCGTAGACTTTAAACATTGCGACTTGAGCGGGCAGCGTTTTGACGGGCAGACCTTTATCGGTGTTAAATTTGACAAGTCGGCTGTAAACGATGTTTCGTTCAGGGGCGCTACACTCAAGAATGTTTCGTTCCAAGCGTTCTTCTCGCTGACCAATAAGTATTACCGCGGGATCAAGACCATCTGCTTTGACGGCGCGTTCATGGATAAACTGACCTACGCCTCGCTTAAAGGCATGGGAGCCGATTTGTCCAAAGTTACGGTTCAATAA
- a CDS encoding phytanoyl-CoA dioxygenase family protein: MSYSVLSNEQVEQFKERGWVKLAEGFPREVALACQDLVWERMKPMGMLKDDSSTWTKPMVQINEAYSHDDFQLCNTKRLADAIEDLIGAGRWAERSVCGETELVATYGWWPVNFALGSDKAWDVPKGGWHWDGQHFRHYVDSPEQGLLCLCLFSEIGTRGGGTLVAEGSHKIVAKYLSAFPDGTEQGPAIGAVNRSHPWMAELTGESEESGDGRSRVEKFMTETIDAEGVRLRVVETTGSPGDVILCHPFLYHAPSANHAGTPRFMCNRTTPLKDRMEFDRTGNEGYSPLELSIKEALSL; the protein is encoded by the coding sequence GTGAGTTATTCCGTGTTGTCGAATGAGCAGGTGGAGCAGTTTAAAGAGCGCGGCTGGGTCAAGCTTGCGGAAGGGTTCCCGAGGGAGGTTGCCTTGGCTTGCCAGGACCTGGTGTGGGAGCGCATGAAGCCTATGGGTATGCTGAAGGATGATTCATCCACATGGACTAAACCGATGGTGCAGATCAATGAGGCCTATTCGCACGACGACTTCCAGCTGTGCAATACGAAGCGCTTGGCGGATGCCATAGAAGATTTAATCGGTGCCGGCCGTTGGGCGGAACGAAGTGTCTGCGGTGAGACGGAGCTTGTCGCAACTTATGGGTGGTGGCCGGTTAACTTCGCATTGGGAAGCGATAAGGCGTGGGATGTGCCGAAGGGCGGATGGCATTGGGACGGACAGCATTTCCGACATTACGTCGATAGCCCGGAGCAAGGGCTGTTGTGTCTGTGTTTATTTTCGGAAATTGGCACGCGCGGAGGCGGCACATTGGTTGCGGAAGGCTCCCACAAGATCGTCGCCAAGTACTTGTCCGCATTTCCGGACGGCACAGAGCAAGGACCCGCGATTGGCGCGGTGAATCGGAGTCATCCTTGGATGGCTGAACTGACGGGGGAGAGCGAGGAGAGCGGAGATGGTCGGAGCCGTGTGGAGAAGTTCATGACCGAGACGATTGATGCCGAAGGAGTCCGTCTTCGTGTCGTGGAAACGACCGGTTCACCGGGCGATGTCATCTTATGCCACCCGTTTCTGTACCACGCGCCCTCAGCCAATCACGCCGGAACGCCGAGATTTATGTGCAACCGTACAACGCCGCTAAAGGACCGGATGGAGTTTGATCGCACCGGAAATGAAGGGTATTCGCCGCTGGAGCTGAGTATTAAAGAGGCACTGAGCCTTTGA
- a CDS encoding ABC transporter ATP-binding protein: MSQIRRFMAYYVPYKKLFLFDFTCAVFAALLELGFPIGVQWTIDKLLPTGNWTQIVWVCVGLLVMYLISMGLQFVVNYWGHMLGINIETDMRKQLFNHVQKLSFRFFDNTKTGQIMSRLTNDLFDLGEMAHHGPEDLFIAIMTLVGAFGIMFMVNWELACITFIVVPILAWIIVYFNQKLSKAATQMFEKIADVNARVEDSISGIRVVKSFGNESFERARFDKNNQAFRSAKLQSYLAISLSLSGIYMLTRFITLTVLIFGTWFAYQGKLSYGELVGFLLYVNIFLRPIEKINALLELYPKGMAGFKRFCELMDTEPDVKDAKDAVEVARLRGDIEFRNVTFGYENHAHVLRNMNLKLNAGETVALVGPSGAGKSTLCSLIPRFYEIDSGEISIDGMDIRKMKQTSLRNQIGVVQQDVFLFNGTIRENIAYGRLGASEEEIVAAASQASLDSLIASLPEGLDTFIGERGLKLSGGQRQRLSIARIFLKNPPILILDEATSALDTETEQLIQQALERLSHNRTTLIIAHRLATIRHADRILVVTEKGIEEEGRHEELLAAGGAYARLSGAQFA, encoded by the coding sequence ATGTCTCAAATCCGCCGCTTTATGGCCTATTATGTGCCTTACAAGAAACTGTTCCTGTTCGATTTCACCTGTGCTGTATTCGCCGCGCTGCTGGAATTGGGTTTTCCCATCGGTGTTCAGTGGACGATCGACAAGCTGCTGCCGACAGGGAATTGGACTCAGATTGTGTGGGTGTGCGTAGGTTTGCTGGTCATGTATCTCATCTCTATGGGGCTGCAATTCGTTGTGAACTATTGGGGTCATATGCTCGGGATCAACATCGAAACCGATATGCGCAAACAGCTCTTCAACCATGTGCAAAAGCTTTCGTTCCGGTTCTTCGACAACACCAAGACGGGGCAGATCATGTCACGCCTGACGAACGATCTCTTCGATCTGGGCGAGATGGCGCATCACGGTCCGGAGGACTTGTTCATTGCGATCATGACGCTGGTCGGCGCCTTCGGCATCATGTTCATGGTCAACTGGGAGCTTGCCTGCATCACGTTCATTGTTGTGCCGATTTTGGCATGGATTATCGTGTATTTCAACCAGAAGCTCAGCAAAGCCGCCACCCAAATGTTCGAAAAAATCGCTGATGTCAACGCGCGCGTGGAAGACAGCATCTCCGGCATCCGCGTGGTGAAATCGTTCGGCAACGAGTCGTTCGAGAGAGCTCGTTTCGACAAGAACAACCAGGCGTTTCGCTCGGCTAAGCTGCAGTCCTATCTTGCGATATCGTTGAGCCTGTCCGGCATTTACATGTTGACGCGGTTCATTACGCTGACCGTTCTGATCTTCGGCACCTGGTTCGCTTACCAAGGGAAATTGAGCTACGGTGAGCTGGTCGGTTTCTTGTTGTATGTGAATATTTTTCTGCGTCCGATTGAGAAAATTAATGCTTTGCTGGAGTTGTATCCGAAGGGGATGGCCGGGTTTAAACGGTTTTGCGAGCTGATGGATACCGAGCCTGACGTGAAGGATGCCAAGGATGCGGTGGAAGTTGCCCGGTTGCGGGGCGACATTGAATTCCGTAACGTCACCTTCGGGTACGAGAATCACGCGCATGTGCTCCGCAACATGAACTTGAAGCTGAACGCCGGAGAGACGGTAGCTTTGGTCGGGCCTTCCGGCGCCGGTAAGTCCACGCTGTGCAGCCTGATTCCGCGATTCTACGAAATCGACAGCGGGGAGATATCCATCGACGGGATGGATATCCGCAAGATGAAGCAGACGTCGCTGCGCAACCAGATCGGCGTTGTGCAACAGGATGTGTTCCTGTTTAACGGAACCATTCGCGAGAACATTGCTTACGGCCGCTTGGGGGCGTCCGAGGAAGAGATTGTGGCCGCCGCCAGCCAGGCGTCGCTTGACTCTCTGATTGCATCGCTGCCTGAAGGGCTCGATACGTTCATCGGGGAGCGGGGGCTGAAGCTGTCCGGCGGGCAACGTCAGAGGCTGTCCATCGCGCGAATCTTCCTGAAGAATCCGCCGATTCTGATACTGGACGAGGCGACATCCGCGCTCGACACCGAGACGGAGCAGCTTATCCAGCAGGCGCTGGAGCGCTTGTCGCATAATCGGACGACGCTGATTATCGCTCACAGGTTAGCGACCATCCGCCATGCGGACCGGATCCTGGTGGTGACCGAGAAGGGCATCGAAGAGGAAGGCCGTCACGAGGAGCTGCTCGCGGCGGGCGGCGCCTATGCGCGGTTGAGCGGGGCGCAATTCGCATAA
- a CDS encoding DUF418 domain-containing protein, with protein MSGVKQRAVSLDLARGFMLLLITLAHAPLYLYGAEPGMLQRVAGASFFDQIVNLFGILLIDNRARAMFAVLLGYGIVLAFQSQISRGFSGKEALAILRRRSWVLILFGIALAVLIGGQDIFMAYGIAILLVGWLLPRSNRALIRTFIIVTACYAVVIPILWGFNMQDIGSYSFPPEFAATDTYLSYTLERLFTFPITPVLIHLMFPVLPPVLLGMWIAKFRLLTNPELRLKTLYFIASIGLSVSLAGALPLTFVGTGWQPPLFTVGILYGIHILTGFAGGLAYAALFGIIGAKLTQPGRYTFTLTALGKRSLTFYVWNEAILVLLLSPVALDLGGRTSNGTATLIALGVWGLSVLLAAMMEKRNRNGPLEVLLRRLVYRRS; from the coding sequence ATGTCAGGAGTTAAACAACGGGCCGTTTCCTTGGATTTAGCCAGAGGGTTCATGCTGCTGCTTATTACCCTCGCGCATGCCCCTCTCTACTTGTACGGCGCCGAGCCCGGAATGCTGCAAAGAGTGGCTGGCGCCTCCTTCTTCGATCAAATCGTAAACCTGTTCGGTATACTCTTGATTGACAACCGGGCCAGAGCGATGTTTGCCGTGCTCCTGGGCTATGGAATCGTGCTTGCTTTCCAAAGTCAAATCTCCAGGGGATTCAGCGGGAAAGAAGCTTTAGCCATCCTCCGGCGGCGTTCCTGGGTTCTCATTCTGTTCGGGATCGCCTTGGCGGTCCTGATTGGCGGTCAGGATATATTCATGGCTTACGGCATTGCCATCCTTCTCGTTGGCTGGCTGTTACCTCGAAGCAACCGTGCGTTAATACGAACATTTATAATTGTCACCGCATGTTATGCTGTGGTGATCCCAATCCTATGGGGATTTAATATGCAAGATATCGGCAGTTACAGCTTTCCTCCGGAATTCGCCGCCACGGATACCTACCTCAGTTATACCTTGGAGCGATTGTTTACGTTTCCGATTACTCCTGTTCTGATCCATCTGATGTTCCCGGTTCTTCCGCCGGTGCTGCTTGGCATGTGGATCGCCAAATTCCGGCTGTTAACCAACCCTGAGCTTCGGTTAAAAACTCTTTATTTTATCGCATCTATAGGCTTATCGGTATCCTTAGCCGGAGCGTTGCCTCTTACCTTCGTGGGTACGGGCTGGCAGCCTCCATTATTCACAGTCGGCATCCTTTACGGCATTCACATCCTCACCGGCTTTGCGGGAGGGCTGGCATATGCGGCACTATTCGGTATCATCGGGGCCAAATTAACACAACCCGGACGGTACACCTTTACGCTCACGGCTTTGGGGAAACGCTCCCTGACGTTCTACGTGTGGAATGAGGCGATTCTTGTCCTGCTCCTGTCGCCGGTCGCTCTCGACTTAGGCGGGCGGACAAGCAACGGAACCGCGACGTTGATTGCCTTGGGGGTCTGGGGACTCTCTGTTCTTTTGGCCGCAATGATGGAAAAGCGCAATCGGAACGGACCTTTGGAAGTGTTGTTGCGGCGGTTGGTTTATCGTCGTTCTTAA
- a CDS encoding ABC transporter permease has translation MEAAKKHFISDLSVMLGRSMRHISRSVDTIMTVTITPIAMMLLFVYVFGGAIETGTDNYVNYLLPGILLIAIASGVAYTAFRLFTDVQRGILERFHTMPISSSALLWGHVLTSLVSNAISVVVIILVALIMGFSSSAGLLSWLAVAGILTLFTLALTWVAAIAGLTAKTVDGASAFSYPIIFLPFISSAFVPTDTMPKAVRIFAENQPVTSIVEAIRALLSSQPVGNDIWIALAWCVGITLVAYVFAMRAYKKRV, from the coding sequence ATGGAAGCAGCAAAAAAACACTTTATCAGCGACTTGAGCGTTATGCTAGGACGCTCCATGCGCCATATTTCCCGCAGCGTGGACACAATCATGACGGTGACTATTACGCCGATCGCGATGATGCTGCTGTTCGTCTATGTATTCGGAGGCGCCATTGAAACCGGAACGGATAACTATGTGAATTACCTGCTGCCCGGCATCCTGCTGATTGCGATTGCCAGCGGTGTGGCGTACACGGCTTTCCGGCTGTTCACCGATGTGCAACGGGGCATCTTGGAGCGGTTTCACACCATGCCGATTTCAAGCTCCGCTCTATTGTGGGGGCATGTGCTAACCTCGCTGGTCTCCAATGCGATTTCGGTTGTCGTCATCATACTCGTAGCGTTAATCATGGGCTTTTCCTCGTCGGCTGGGCTGCTGTCCTGGCTTGCCGTAGCCGGTATCCTCACATTGTTCACACTCGCCTTAACCTGGGTCGCGGCCATTGCCGGACTAACCGCCAAAACCGTGGACGGCGCCAGCGCCTTCTCCTACCCGATTATCTTCCTGCCATTCATCAGCTCGGCGTTTGTACCTACCGATACGATGCCGAAAGCCGTTCGCATCTTCGCCGAGAATCAGCCGGTGACTTCTATCGTGGAAGCCATCCGCGCGCTTTTGTCCAGTCAGCCGGTGGGCAATGACATCTGGATCGCTCTTGCATGGTGTGTGGGAATTACGCTCGTGGCTTATGTTTTTGCAATGAGGGCTTATAAGAAGCGGGTTTAA
- a CDS encoding ABC transporter ATP-binding protein, with translation MNNKSIQVKGLQKSYKQLQVLKGVDFEVEKGSIFALLGSNGAGKTTVVRILTTLLKPDSGTAAVNGYDVVTNPDGVRQSISLTGQFAAVDEILTGRENLIMIAKLRYLPNPRQVADDMLKRFNLTDAADRRTSTYSGGMRRRLDIALSLVGKPQIVFLDEPTTGLDPESRIEVWKIVKELSEGGTTVFLTTQYLEEAEQLADRIAILHEGKIIAGGTLAELKKRFPPAKVEYVEKQPTLEEIFLAIVGKKGA, from the coding sequence ATGAACAATAAATCCATTCAAGTGAAGGGATTGCAGAAATCCTACAAGCAACTGCAAGTGCTGAAGGGTGTGGATTTCGAGGTGGAGAAGGGCAGTATATTCGCACTGCTCGGCTCCAATGGAGCGGGTAAGACAACGGTTGTCCGAATTCTCACCACGCTGCTGAAACCGGATAGCGGAACAGCCGCCGTGAACGGATACGATGTTGTGACCAATCCGGACGGCGTAAGGCAATCCATCAGCCTCACCGGGCAGTTTGCGGCAGTGGATGAGATTTTGACCGGCCGGGAGAATCTCATCATGATCGCCAAGCTCCGCTACCTCCCCAATCCGCGACAGGTTGCAGATGACATGCTTAAGCGCTTTAATCTGACAGATGCTGCGGACCGCAGGACGTCGACGTATTCAGGCGGTATGCGCCGCAGGCTTGATATCGCTTTGAGTCTCGTGGGAAAACCGCAGATCGTGTTCCTTGACGAGCCGACTACAGGCCTTGACCCCGAATCGCGTATCGAGGTTTGGAAGATTGTGAAGGAGCTTTCCGAAGGCGGAACCACCGTGTTCCTCACCACTCAGTATTTGGAAGAGGCTGAGCAGTTGGCCGACCGGATTGCCATTTTGCACGAGGGAAAGATTATTGCAGGCGGCACTTTGGCGGAGTTGAAGAAACGGTTCCCACCGGCGAAGGTGGAGTATGTTGAGAAACAGCCGACATTAGAGGAAATATTCCTCGCGATCGTTGGCAAGAAGGGGGCATAA
- a CDS encoding PadR family transcriptional regulator has protein sequence MSENKITSDLLRGHTDTMILRILSEADRYGYEIVKLIAERSDGEYELKEATMYSSVRRLEAEGDIEWYWGDESQGGRRKYFRITDKGKTTYEQNKSNWEYAKRILKNLL, from the coding sequence ATGAGCGAGAACAAGATCACATCCGACCTGCTGCGCGGACATACGGATACGATGATTTTACGGATCTTGTCTGAAGCTGACCGCTATGGCTACGAGATTGTCAAGCTGATTGCCGAGCGCTCGGACGGCGAGTATGAATTAAAGGAAGCTACAATGTACTCCAGCGTTCGACGGCTTGAAGCGGAAGGCGATATCGAGTGGTATTGGGGAGATGAATCCCAGGGCGGACGACGGAAGTATTTCCGAATTACAGATAAGGGCAAGACGACATACGAACAGAACAAGAGCAACTGGGAATATGCCAAACGTATTCTTAAAAACTTATTATAA